GCGGTACCTCTAATCGGTGAATTTGATACAGACAGAGCCAATAGATTAATTACAGCTGTTGTTGCTGAGTGTGCATTACACCAAATCGAATTTGCCTTAATTGATTTAAGTGGAATTTCAAACTATGACAGTGTAGTTGGCCAATACATTCAGAATTTAAATGATACATTGAAAATTATCGGTACTGAATGTATCATCGTAGGGATCAGTCCCAAATTAGCAATGACAATGGTGTCACTTGAGCTGAGCATTCCTACTTTTAGCAGTGCATACGCAGGGCTTCATTATATTATAAATAATCAAAAATAAACAAAGCCGCTAATACGTCTCGGTTTTTTTATCTTTAAAGAGGGCTAAGGGCTAGTTCCTTAACCCTTCTTTTTTATCATCTTTACCCTAAAAGGTTCATAAATGTCGCAACTAAGCAGTGAACTATTCAAATGGACAAATTAAAAGCCACAACACAATGGTAATTTAGGTGAATGCATGGCTTGATTAGAATTGTAGCTAATTAGTAAACCTGTTTTACACTGTCCATATGAGTTTGTTAAATTTAAAGTCGCAAATAATGGTAACGAAACAGAGGTAAGTTAATAAAGAAGTAATGATTTCATTAAAAAATAAGGGTTTGAAATAAATGCATAAAGATGAGGGTAGTTATGAAAGTTGAAATTGACAATAAAATTATAGAATTTAATATTCAGTATGGAAATGGGAAGAAGCTATCCATTCATATAGATTCGTTTGGTTTCATAACTGTTAAAGCTCCCAAAGACACAAGCAAAGAAACTATTGTCAGTGCCATAGAGAGTAAAGCGACAAGGATACTAGAGAAAATCCATGAAATTGAACTAGCTCGAGAAACCTCTAAGGCAAGAGAGTATCACGCAGAAGGGAAGTTCTTGTACCTAGGGAAAGAGTGCTTTCTTCATGAATTAATAAATAGTAGTGAGTTAAATGAAGAAGTACTTAAAAGAAAACTTAAAAAGTTCTATATGACTAGCTGTAAGACAATTATAGGAGAACGGATAAAAATTTATCAAAAACAACTGAAAGTAAAGCCTAAAATCATTGAAATAGTAGAGTCTAAAGCCAAGTGGGGTAGTTGTAGTTCAGATAAAAAGCTAACTTTTAATTATCGTCTAGCTATGGCTCCGATTGAAGTCATCGATTATGTGATAATCCATGAACTTTGTCATTTACTTCACATGAATCATGATCGATCATTTTGGAGGCGTGTTGGCAGTATTATGCCGGATTATAAAGAGAAGGAAGAGTATTTAGCAAGGCATGGACATTCAATGTCACTTTAAAAAACAGTTGCATTTTGAGGGAAATGTAACTGTTTTTTTGTGTGCGCGAAAATTTATGCTCTCTTGCTTGTTGAAAAAGATTTAGTGGTTCTCCGAATCAGGGATAGAACTTCAATGAGTTAGTTCAACTAGATGAGCAGCAATGTACAGTATGAAAACATATCCGAATAATGACAGGTAGTGTTAGTAGAGTAATAAAATTTTGGTGCCTGCGCATGATTGTTAAAACTTTCATGGATGCACTTCGCGTAGGTATCCTATTTTTTTTAGCTTTTTTCATTAAAATGAAACTGAAAATTTTAACATTAAGATAGACTGTTGCGCTGAACTATATATCATTGTAATATGCAATAATACGAAAGATTAGATTGGAATTTTTGATTAATGTTCGTGTTTAAAACGAGGAGGAATAGTAATTCATGAAAAAAATAGCGAAATCTAAGATATTTGGTGTACTACTATTTAGCGCATTATTTATCGTCGGATGTTCAACTGCAGAGAAAAAACCGAGGGAATCTCGAAATAGACAAAAGAATACAGACCAGCCAATTGCCATTCAAGGTGCAATGGACGTTGAAGTTGCCGCTCTTCTAGATGAAATGAAGGACTACAAAGTAGAGAAACATGGCAACTACACATTTTATGTCGGGAAAATTGGCGATATCCCCGTAGTTGTTTCAAAAACTGAAATCGGAATGGTTCACGCTGCCGCATCTACTACTTTACTTATCGAAAAATATCACCCAAAAACAATTATTAACCAAGGAACTGCTGGGGGGCATGATCCTCATCTCCATGTGTTTGATACCGTTATAGGCACAGAAGTTATAAATATTGGGAATTTGCGAACAGAGTATTTGGGAGAGGATCAAGGGATGAAACCAGATACGTGGATTTTTATGCCAACCAGAATGATGGAAAATGGGGAAGAGAAACAGTACGAGTCATTTCAAAGTGATCCTGAGCTTGTAAAAATAGCTTTAAGTGTAGCTGATAAATATAAATATGGAAAAGTGGTTGAAGGAAAAGTCGGCAGTGCAGACTTTTGGAACAGAGAAATTGATAGAATTCACTGGTTCCACGAAAAGGCTGGAACTAGTGTAGAAGAGATGGAAGCTGCCTCTGTAGCTCAGGTGGCAAAAGGTTATAATATCCCATATCTAGCTGTTAGAACCGTTTCAAACTCCGAAGTTTCAGGAGATAATATAGAGGATTTAGAAACAGCAGGACAATATGGTGCAGAATTCGCCGTTGAAATTGTGAAAGCAATAGGGTAATAAAAAACAACCATGATAACTTTAGCTTTCATGAATGTTATTCACGCTGTCTACAATACACACGTGGAGTGTGTGGTGTAGCTAAAATATGAAGGGTAAGAATAAGTCCTATCTCCTTTTTATCCTATTCGTTAGTGAAAAGATGATTTAGCTTGGATTTATACTTTCATGACCTTAAAATTATTTCACGGACACTGCAATATAGAGAAAAAATCGCCCATAATTGAATTTATGGGCGATTTTTTTGGTTCCATTATAATAATAGTTTGTAAATTTTTCTTGGGCGACCTGTCGCACGTGGACTTTCTTCTGCTACAACAAGAGCTAGCCCGTTAACCTCTAACTCATTCAATATACGTCGAGCACTACGCGGTGTTATTTGCATATATTGTGCAAGTTCGCTGGCACTTATTTCTTCTTTTAAACGCTTTTTTATAATCGATTTCAATTTATGAAGCGTTGCTACGCTGAGGGATGTCTTTTCTCTAATTGATTGAATTTCGTCTGATATATAGGAATACGTAAGTTGTTCTTCCTTACCGAGTGGTCCTGTAATGGTTTTATCATCAAAGCAAACTGCCCAGGATCCTTTTCCCCACTCTCTGCTTTGTAATAATGCGTTCCACGCATTGATTTCAGCTTCGTGTGCTGAATGACCAATTCCTATTCCGCAAGTCTTCGCTTCTTCCTTCAATCCTTTAAATGAATCAATCTGTGCTATACGTGTGAAGTTATGGGTAACATCTTGTAAAAATCCTCTTGTTGAAAATATTACATAGCGGCCTGGACCAATTGTAAGAATGGATCCGTGAACTTTTTTAGTATATGTACGTAATTTTTTTGTGAATTCAAGTTCAATTTCATGAAGCTTATCAGTTGTAAATGCTGTATTTGACAGGCCTGTAAAAGCCGCATCATATTCAATAATTTGTACAGCAATCTGTGCCTTTTTAAATTGAAGCATTTCATACATTCTCCGAATTTCATGTACGACAGAATCCACAGAATTCGAAGTCGGGAATAGTCGATAGGCAGATATGCCAAGTTGTTGTAGTTGTTCTTGGATTGGATGACCTGTAATTGCTGCTTTCGTAAAGCCTCTTTTGTAGCAACGATAATGAAAGTCAATTAACTGCTGTAATTCTATAGTTTCTGATTCGACATATTGTATTGATTCGTTAATGCCAGTTTCGTGTAGCACTTGTTTAAGTTCAACATGAGAGATTGCGTCATAGCTTATTTCATTCACTTTCACCTGATGTTGATGTGAAAGTTGCAGGAGTAAGCTGTATATAGCAGAGCCATGGAATGGGATGTGGAAAATTGGTTCACATATTTTACCCCATTTTTGAACAATTTCATATGTAATTGGACCAGTACAAAGCCACATTGTTATATCAGACTTACTTGGTAAAACATGTTTATTTAAGTCTTCCTCTGTTAAGCACTCTATTGGAATGCAGGTTATATCATTGTATTTCTTCAAATATTTTTGAACTACTTCAATTGAATCACTTGGACCAAGTAAACCCAGTATTATACTCAAATGACGCTCGCTCCTTCCCTAAAATAGTATAACAGAAATTGGGTATTAGAATCCCGCTGAAAAAACTCTTTACAGAATATTATGTCATGCATTAATATTATGAAGTAGTTATGGTTGAGTCCTAAATTAGACCTAAAGTTAAATTAAAGAAGGGGATATTTTTTATTGGGTGCGTGAATTTTCTTTAGAGATGAATTATGGGGGATAACAATGGAGAAATTACAAATGAGCAATGGAAAACGGCATTTCATCTTTTCATTACTATTTTTAGGATGGATTGTTGATTCTTTGACGTTATTTGGTATGAATATTGCAATCATACCAATTAGTGAGGAATTGCACTTAACCAAAACACAGAGTGGTATGGTGATTAGTAGCTTTTGGTTAAGTAGTGCGTGCATGACCCTTCTTGCAGGGTGGTTTTCAGATAAGTTTGGTTCGAGAAAAGTTATCGTAATTGCATTATTCATTATATCCCTATTTTCATTGTTGACAGGTATGGTTGGATCATTTGTTTCGATTTTAGCTGTGCGATTTATTCTTGGATTAGGTGATGGGGGCTTGCCTACAGGCAGTGGTGTAGCTATTACAGAAATTTATAAAAAAGGAGTTCGTGCTAGAGCGAAGTCAATTCTACTTGCTGCTCAGTTATTAGGTGGAGTCCTCGCTTTATACGTTACTGCTGTAATTGCCGATACTTGGGGCTGGCGCGTTATGTTTTATATTATTGGTGGTTTTGGTCTAGTTGTGACTCTATTACTAAGTATTTATTACCATCCACCAAAAGTGGCAAAAACGACACGAGATGGTCGCAATATTATGAGGACATCTATGAAAGACTTATATAAAAATAAAATGCTATGGGTTGTTGTCATCATGTATTTTGGTTCTAGTATTGCACAATGGGGCTTTTCTTCATGGATGCCATCTTACTTAGAGAGTTCACGTAGTTTGAATTTGAAGGAAGTAGGTTCTATTGCAATGATTCCACAAGCATTTGGATTAGCGTCTGCTATTTTAACGGGCTATTTAATTGATAAATGGCTAGTAGGAAAAGAGAAGTTTCTCATCTTGTTTGGTACAATTATTGCGAGTATTTGCTTGTTATTAATGTATAATGCACCTTCAATTGAAATGGTTATTGTTTATCAAAGTATTTTCTCTATAGGATCAGCATTGTTAAGTATGACTATTTTAACTATACCGTTAAAATATGTTTCGGAAAATATTGTCGGTACTTTTATGGGGACAATGTATTTTGTTGGTGGGTTAGCAGGATTTGTTGCCCCAATAGCAATGGGTGCCTTGATTGATATGTTTGGAGGATCGTTTTACGCTGCGTTCATCTTCCTAGCTGTGGCATTAATCATAACGAGTATTTGTTCCTTATTGTTTAAAGTTCCGAAAGATAATGATGGTGTTTTTGAAAGCGCTTCATCTGAAGTTGTTTAAGTCATATTCATTTCGAATCATTTTATAGCTATATGGTAAATTACTTTACAAATCTTATAAGAGGTGAAGGATATGGATTTTCGTCAACGATTATCAGAAATAATAGAAGAAAAGCGTCAAAAGCTTATTCAAGTAAGTGATGAAATTTGGAGTTATGCAGAAGTTGGTTTTCAAGAGGACAAATCTGCCCAATTGTTATGTGAAACATTAGAAGAAGAAGGATTTTCTGTTGAGAAAGGCGTGGGAAATATTAAAACTGCTTTCATTGGAAGTTATGGAAGTGGAAAACCCATTATAGCGTTTTTAGGGGAGTTTGACGCACTTTCAGGATTAAGTCAGTCAGGTGGCGAAACACAACATAATCCTGTGGAAAAGAACGGAAATGGACATGGCTGTGGACATAATTTACTCGGAACGGGCTCTCTTGCTGCTGCTTTGGCACTTCGTTATTACATGGAAGAAAATAATATCGAAGGAACGGTTCGTTATTATGGTTGCCCCGGTGAAGAAATTGGCGGCGGTAAGACTTTCATGGTTAGAGAGGGATTGTTTGATGACGTAGATGTGGCATTAACATGGCATCCTGGAACAAGGAATAGTGTAACCTCCATGTCTACACTTGCATGTTACGAAGTGTACTTTAAATTCAAAGGAAAAAGCGCTCACGCATCGGCAAGCCCACATTTGGGAAGAAGTGCACTTGATGCAGTTGAACTCATGAACGTTGGAGTGAACTATTTACGTGAACATATCATTCCAGAAGCAAGAGTGCACTATGCGGTGACGAATTCAGGCGGCATTTCGCCAAATGTTGTTCAAGCCGAAGCGGAAGTATTGTATTTTGTAAGAGCACCTCGTGTATCTCAAACAGAAGAAGTGTATCAACGTATCTGTGACATTGCTAGAGGTGCAGCATTAATGACAGGAACTGAAGTGGAAATTGACTTTGGATCAGCTCTTTCTGATGTAATACCAAATATAACGTTAGAGAGAATGATGCATGATAACTTCATTGCATTAGGTGTACCGCAACATAACGACGATGAATTACAATTTGCAGAAAAAATTCGTAAAACACTTTCGGAAGCGGATAAAAACTTTGAAGTGAAAACGAATAAAGATTTAGAGGGTAAAGCTCTATCAGACCTTATTGATCCGTTTATTCCCGCAAGTGGTATCATGCCAGGTTCAACAGACGTTGGAGATGTAAGTTGGGTAGTGCCAACAGCACAGTGTATGACTGCATGTGAATCACTTGGAACGGCTTTGCATACTTGGCAGGTTGTTGCGACTGGAACAACCTCTATTGCACATAAAGGGATGTTGCATGCTGGTAAAGTGATGGCAGCTACGGCAATGGAAGTACTTAATAGGCCAGATATTATTGAAAAAGCAAAAGCAGAGCTAGTTGAACGTCGTAACGGTGAACAGTATGTATCTCCGCTACCAAAAGAAATGAAGGAATATACAGTTCGTATTTATTAAAACATGGCTTGATTTTCCTGAAAGGCTTAAGGTACTGGGTTAAAAACAATCTCGAATTGTTTTTTTACCCAGTACCTTTTTTGTCATCGATTATTCGTCACATAAAAAATCTCATTAAATTTTGCTTAATCTTTAAGGGTAGATGTTGAAAATTATTATTTGTGGATATCTCAGTTGATTTATCAGGCGAAAATGTCAGGCGTCAAATCGGATTTTAATCATTTTTGGTGTCTGGCATGTTTTTTGTTTGTGAAGAAAAAGATATTTTCTTTCTAGAAAGTGTCTTTTAGTTTTGTATTGAGGAATTGATTTTTAATGTAGCTGATTCTTGCATGGGTTTTAATAATATTATTTACTACAGAATTTATAAGGTGTGGAACCCCTTAATTAATAAGGGTTGCATACGTTTTTTTTTAGTAATCAGTCTTTATGGACCTTAAAATAAATATTTTTTTAATTATTTTTATATAAAGGTAAATTATTACTAATGGACGTTTTGTGACGTGATTCCTCACTTTTCAATGAAGTTTTTGTGAACTGCGTATCAGACAATTGTTTTTAGTATTTTATTATAATAAGATGTATCCTGTGTTGTGTTAGCTAGTAATTAATTAACTGTACATTATTCTACTAAAGCTTATAGAACAAAAGAAAGGGGTACTTCCATGAAAATGAAATGGACTTTTTTAACTTTGGTTATCAGTATTCTCGCAGTGTTAGCCGGCTGTGAACCAGTAATGGTTATGGATCCTAAAGGACCTCAAGCTGAATCGATTACCGATGTCATTTGGATATCAATTGCGACAATGGCGTTAGTTGTGATTGTGGTTTTCGGCATGTTGGCATTCATAGTGATAAAATATCGTGCTTCGAAACAAAGCGCAGACTATGAACCCCCCCATATCGAAGGTAATTGGTTAGTTGAAGTAATTATTGTAGGGATTCCGGTTCTAATTATTATTTTCCTTTCAATTATCTCTGTCAAATCGACTTATGAAGTTGAGGCGACGCCGAAAGGGTATGAAGATCAAAAACCGTTGATTGTTTATGCATCTTCCTCTGACTGGAAATGGCATTTTAGTTATCCGGAAGAAAATATCGAAACGGTTAACTATTTGTATATCCCAACAGATCGGGCGTTGGAATTTAGACTTTACTCATACGGACCTATTACGAGTTTCTGGATTCCGCAACTGGGCGGACAAAAATATGCCATGTCGGACATGGTGAACACGCTACATTTGGCGGCCAGCGAACCAGGGGAATACATGGGTAGAAATGCAAACTTCAGCGGTAAAGGATTCGCTGAAAATATATTCGAAGTAGAAGCGATGCCTTCATCAGAGTTTGATGAATGGGTAGAAGAAGTGCAAACGACTGCTGATCTTCTTACTGAAGAAAAATTTGACGAGTTATTAAAACCAGGTCACCTAGGTCGTTTGACATTTAAAGGAACTCATTTGGAGTTTTCACCGGCACCTGAAGGAGAAAATGGCGGACATCAACATGGATCAAGTTCTTCCGAAGATAAAATAGAAAGCAATGATTCTGATGAAGCTAATGAAGAATCAGAATCAGAATCAGAACACCAACATTAAAGTTACCAAAAATCATAACTACTAACTTTAGATATCGAGTATTATTATTTCGAAAGGAGTCAAAAATATATGGAATATTTTGATAGATTCGCCGTTCCACATCCAAGTCCTGCGATTTATGCATCAATGGTGGCCATTGGCCTTACCGTGATTGCGATTCTCATTGGATTAACATATTTCAAAAAATGGGGTTATTTATGGCGTGAATGGTTAACAACCGTAGACCATAAAAAAATCGGTATTATGTACCTCGTTGCAGCTTTACTTATGCTATTCCGCGGTGGGGTAGACGCACTTATGATGCGGGCGCAAACGGCTGTACCTGATAACGTGCTGCTAGATGGTCAGCATTATAATGAGGTTTTCACCACCCACGGGGTTGTTATGATCATCTTTATGGCGATGCCATTTATTTATGCTTTTATGAACTTCATTGTTCCTCTACAAATTGGAGCGCGCGATGTAGCATTCCCTCGTTTGAATGCTCTTAGTTTCTGGTTATTCTTTATGGGGGCTATGTTATTCAACATTTCATTCGTAGTTGGCGGCTCTCCTGATGCAGGCTGGACTTCTTATTTCCCGCTTGCTGGAAACGACTTCAGTCAATCTGTAGGGACTAATTATTATTTGATCGCTATTCAGATTGCCGGTATTGGTACATTAATATCGGGCATTAACTTCACGACTACGATCATGAGAATGAGATCAAAGGGAATGTCGTTGATGAAAATGCCAATGTTTACGTGGACTGCTTTAATCACGAATGTGATTGTCGTCTTCGCATTCCCTGTATTAACAGTTACACTTCTGTTGGGAACAATGGATCGACTATTCGGCGCAAACTTCTTTACGATGACGAATGGCGGAATGGATATGCTCTGGGCGAACCTGTTCTGGGTTTGGGGACATCCGGAAGTTTATATCTTGGTTTTACCGGCATTCGGTATCTATAGTGAGATTATTGCTACATTCTCTCGTCGAAACCTTTATGGGTATAAATCAATGGTCGGTTCTATCGTGATCATATCGTTTCTCTCATTCTTGGTTTGGACACACCATTTCTTTACGATGGGACAAGGAGCACTAACTAATAGTATTTTCTCGGTTACGACAATGGCGATTGCTGTTCCAACCGGGATTAAGATATTCAACTGGCTGCTGACGATGCGGAAAGGGAAAATTGTATTTACTGTACCTATGCTATATACAATAGGTTTCATTCCGATTTTCACAATCGGCGGGGTGACCGGGGTTATGCTTGGTATGGCTAGTGCCGACTATCAATACCATAATACGATGTTCTTGGTCGCGCATTTCCACTACACAATTATTCCTGGAGTTGTCTTTGCGATGATAGCCGGTCTCACGTACTGGTGGCCTAAAATGTTCGGCTTCATGCTAAGTGAAAAAATCGGGAAATGGTCATTCTGGCTTATCGCTATAGGCTTTAATGCAACGTTCTTCCCGATGTTCTTTACTGGTTTAGATGGACAAGCACGCCGGATGTACACGTACTCTGAATCGACTGGTTATGGACCGCTTAATCTGCTGTCCTTTGCTGGAGCACTTGTACTCGCTATCGGCTTTGCTTTAATTATCTATAACGTCTACCACAGCATTCGTTATGCATCAAGAGATATCAGTTCAGATCCATGGGATGCACGTACGCTTGAATGGGCTACACACACACCGGTGCCATCGTATAACTTTGCGAAGACACCACAAGTTAATTCAATTGAAGCGTTCTGGGATCATAAGAAAACAGGGCAACCAATGTTCAAAGATAAAATTGAGAAGATTCATATGCCGAATAAC
This Sporosarcina sp. ANT_H38 DNA region includes the following protein-coding sequences:
- a CDS encoding M48 family metallopeptidase — its product is MKVEIDNKIIEFNIQYGNGKKLSIHIDSFGFITVKAPKDTSKETIVSAIESKATRILEKIHEIELARETSKAREYHAEGKFLYLGKECFLHELINSSELNEEVLKRKLKKFYMTSCKTIIGERIKIYQKQLKVKPKIIEIVESKAKWGSCSSDKKLTFNYRLAMAPIEVIDYVIIHELCHLLHMNHDRSFWRRVGSIMPDYKEKEEYLARHGHSMSL
- the qoxA gene encoding cytochrome aa3 quinol oxidase subunit II, translated to MKMKWTFLTLVISILAVLAGCEPVMVMDPKGPQAESITDVIWISIATMALVVIVVFGMLAFIVIKYRASKQSADYEPPHIEGNWLVEVIIVGIPVLIIIFLSIISVKSTYEVEATPKGYEDQKPLIVYASSSDWKWHFSYPEENIETVNYLYIPTDRALEFRLYSYGPITSFWIPQLGGQKYAMSDMVNTLHLAASEPGEYMGRNANFSGKGFAENIFEVEAMPSSEFDEWVEEVQTTADLLTEEKFDELLKPGHLGRLTFKGTHLEFSPAPEGENGGHQHGSSSSEDKIESNDSDEANEESESESEHQH
- a CDS encoding MFS transporter translates to MEKLQMSNGKRHFIFSLLFLGWIVDSLTLFGMNIAIIPISEELHLTKTQSGMVISSFWLSSACMTLLAGWFSDKFGSRKVIVIALFIISLFSLLTGMVGSFVSILAVRFILGLGDGGLPTGSGVAITEIYKKGVRARAKSILLAAQLLGGVLALYVTAVIADTWGWRVMFYIIGGFGLVVTLLLSIYYHPPKVAKTTRDGRNIMRTSMKDLYKNKMLWVVVIMYFGSSIAQWGFSSWMPSYLESSRSLNLKEVGSIAMIPQAFGLASAILTGYLIDKWLVGKEKFLILFGTIIASICLLLMYNAPSIEMVIVYQSIFSIGSALLSMTILTIPLKYVSENIVGTFMGTMYFVGGLAGFVAPIAMGALIDMFGGSFYAAFIFLAVALIITSICSLLFKVPKDNDGVFESASSEVV
- a CDS encoding M20 family metallopeptidase, with protein sequence MDFRQRLSEIIEEKRQKLIQVSDEIWSYAEVGFQEDKSAQLLCETLEEEGFSVEKGVGNIKTAFIGSYGSGKPIIAFLGEFDALSGLSQSGGETQHNPVEKNGNGHGCGHNLLGTGSLAAALALRYYMEENNIEGTVRYYGCPGEEIGGGKTFMVREGLFDDVDVALTWHPGTRNSVTSMSTLACYEVYFKFKGKSAHASASPHLGRSALDAVELMNVGVNYLREHIIPEARVHYAVTNSGGISPNVVQAEAEVLYFVRAPRVSQTEEVYQRICDIARGAALMTGTEVEIDFGSALSDVIPNITLERMMHDNFIALGVPQHNDDELQFAEKIRKTLSEADKNFEVKTNKDLEGKALSDLIDPFIPASGIMPGSTDVGDVSWVVPTAQCMTACESLGTALHTWQVVATGTTSIAHKGMLHAGKVMAATAMEVLNRPDIIEKAKAELVERRNGEQYVSPLPKEMKEYTVRIY
- the qoxB gene encoding cytochrome aa3 quinol oxidase subunit I — encoded protein: MEYFDRFAVPHPSPAIYASMVAIGLTVIAILIGLTYFKKWGYLWREWLTTVDHKKIGIMYLVAALLMLFRGGVDALMMRAQTAVPDNVLLDGQHYNEVFTTHGVVMIIFMAMPFIYAFMNFIVPLQIGARDVAFPRLNALSFWLFFMGAMLFNISFVVGGSPDAGWTSYFPLAGNDFSQSVGTNYYLIAIQIAGIGTLISGINFTTTIMRMRSKGMSLMKMPMFTWTALITNVIVVFAFPVLTVTLLLGTMDRLFGANFFTMTNGGMDMLWANLFWVWGHPEVYILVLPAFGIYSEIIATFSRRNLYGYKSMVGSIVIISFLSFLVWTHHFFTMGQGALTNSIFSVTTMAIAVPTGIKIFNWLLTMRKGKIVFTVPMLYTIGFIPIFTIGGVTGVMLGMASADYQYHNTMFLVAHFHYTIIPGVVFAMIAGLTYWWPKMFGFMLSEKIGKWSFWLIAIGFNATFFPMFFTGLDGQARRMYTYSESTGYGPLNLLSFAGALVLAIGFALIIYNVYHSIRYASRDISSDPWDARTLEWATHTPVPSYNFAKTPQVNSIEAFWDHKKTGQPMFKDKIEKIHMPNNSGMPFIMSSIFFVWGFSLIFSMWLPAILTTIAILACLAHRSFEKDHGYYISVEEVEETEKECEVRTDENR
- a CDS encoding 5'-methylthioadenosine/S-adenosylhomocysteine nucleosidase; translated protein: MKKIAKSKIFGVLLFSALFIVGCSTAEKKPRESRNRQKNTDQPIAIQGAMDVEVAALLDEMKDYKVEKHGNYTFYVGKIGDIPVVVSKTEIGMVHAAASTTLLIEKYHPKTIINQGTAGGHDPHLHVFDTVIGTEVINIGNLRTEYLGEDQGMKPDTWIFMPTRMMENGEEKQYESFQSDPELVKIALSVADKYKYGKVVEGKVGSADFWNREIDRIHWFHEKAGTSVEEMEAASVAQVAKGYNIPYLAVRTVSNSEVSGDNIEDLETAGQYGAEFAVEIVKAIG
- a CDS encoding ArsR family transcriptional regulator, which produces MSIILGLLGPSDSIEVVQKYLKKYNDITCIPIECLTEEDLNKHVLPSKSDITMWLCTGPITYEIVQKWGKICEPIFHIPFHGSAIYSLLLQLSHQHQVKVNEISYDAISHVELKQVLHETGINESIQYVESETIELQQLIDFHYRCYKRGFTKAAITGHPIQEQLQQLGISAYRLFPTSNSVDSVVHEIRRMYEMLQFKKAQIAVQIIEYDAAFTGLSNTAFTTDKLHEIELEFTKKLRTYTKKVHGSILTIGPGRYVIFSTRGFLQDVTHNFTRIAQIDSFKGLKEEAKTCGIGIGHSAHEAEINAWNALLQSREWGKGSWAVCFDDKTITGPLGKEEQLTYSYISDEIQSIREKTSLSVATLHKLKSIIKKRLKEEISASELAQYMQITPRSARRILNELEVNGLALVVAEESPRATGRPRKIYKLLL